The genomic segment GTGTATGCCCGCCAGGATTCTCTGAAGTTCTGTCGCCGGTGCGTAGGGGGAATTCTGTTTGTCAGAAAGTTGTTTTGGCCTTTAGAAACTATCTTGCTGAAAAGTGGAATTCTAGCAGAAAAGATTATACAGAAGGAAAATCATGTGCTGAGTGTTGATGACTTGGAACAGGCTCTTGAACTGACAGATAAGAATGATATCAAGGACGAGCAGAGCATGCTGAAGGGTATCATCCGCTTTGGCGATGAAACAGCCAAGGAGGTGATGACCAGCCGACAGAATATTGTTGACCTGGATATCCGTAGTTCTTATCCAGAAGTATTAAAGTGCATTGAAGAGAATAATTACAGTCGTATTCCTGTTTATCAGGATAATACAGATAATATTCGTGGCGTACTGTATATCAAGGACTTATTGCCTCATCTTACGAAGTCTTCCAACTTCCGTTGGCAGAGCCTGATTCGTCCTCCTTACTTTGTTCCTGAAACCAAGAAGATAGATGATCTGCTTCGCGAGTTCCAGGACAACAAGGTTCATATCGCCATTGTGGTAGATGAGTTCGGAGGAACATCGGGTATTGTTACTCTCGAAGATATTCTGGAGGAAATTGTAGGTGAAATCAATGATGAATACGATGAGGAGGAGAAGTTCTACTCGAAATTAAATTACAACACCTTTATCTTTGAAGGTAAAACGCTTCTTTCTGATTTCTGCAAAATCCTGAATGTAGATGACGAAGAGTTCGAGGAGGTTGAGGGTGATGCAGATTCTCTGGCTGGTCTGCTCTTGGAAATCAAAGGCGATTTCCCAAGTATGCACGAGAAGATAGATTATAAGAACTATACTTTCGAGGTTATGCAGATAGAGGAGCGTCGCATCAGCAAGATTAAGGTGACGGTACATCCTTTGAAAGATAACGTGGAGGATTCTTCTAAGTAATCATCAGTATTCATCAATATCAGAATATAAAAAATATGGCAGTTGTCAATATACGAGAAGTTTATCCGGGAGTGAGTCTTGGTTTATGGCAGATGGATGAAACAGTAGAACAGTTGTTCGGGCAGTATCCTCATCTGCAGGCTTACCGCTCTCAGGTGGAAGAGAAATATAAGAACGATGGCAGGAAACTGGAGTTTCTTGCCATTCGTGCATTAATGTATGAGATGCTCAAGACGACCGGGGCTTCCAAGGGCTTGCTTTCTCATGCGGGTGACATTACCCACAACGAGGCTGGAAAGCCATTGTTCTGTGGTTATCATATCAGCGTTTCGCATACCAAGGGTTATGCTGCGCTTATCCTTTCCAAAAATCAGGAAGTGGCGGTAGATATCGAATACTTCAGCGATAGGGTAGAGCGCATCGCATCCAAATTCCTGCGAAAGGATGAGAAGGCGGAAGATCTGGATGCCAAGCTGGTGCATTGGTGTGCCAAGGAAACGGTCTTCAAGTTATTCTCTGAAGAAAATCTAATGTTTGAGGATATGCGGGTGAAGCCGTTTGATACGATGGCAGACTGGTCGTGTGATGTGGAGAATCTCAAGAGCAGAAAGATGGCGCATGTAGATTTCGAGTTAACCATGGAATTTGTATTGACTTATGCTGCGCTGTAATATCCTTTCCATCTTTCTGGCATTCAGTCTGTTGGCTGGAGCACAGGATTGGAAAGTAGTGAGAGAGAATCCCCAGAAGGCTTTTCCGAAAACCGTGGCTGCGGGCAACTACAGTGGCATTGCTCATCTGCATGATGATATCTATGCGGTGGTAAGCGACAAGTCGGATAGTGCCCTGTACTTCAACTTCCGGATTCAGGTGAATCCCAAGACCGGCGAATTGGAACAGGTAGAGAACCTTGGGTTTACCGAGAGAACAGATGGAACGCTGAACGACGGAAAGTTTTGGCAGGGGCAGGAGAAAGGCTTTGACCACGAAGCCATCGTAAAGGCTTCTGATTCTACCTTGGTGATAACAAGCGAAGGATATTGCCGTTTAAAGGAGTATCCTGTTCTGCCTACTTCGGCTAATGCTCCCAAGATTAGCTATCAGCAGAACCTTTGGGAGAGCAGATGGCCTTCTTCTGATTTTTATCCAAATTATAATTTTGAGTCTCTGGCTTTTGATTCCGTCCGTCAGTATCTCTGGACGATTCCTGAGAGCACGCTCCGCAAAGACGGACAGCCTGCTACTCCTCAAAACGGATTGGCCAATCGGCTTCGTTTGATGAGGTATGATTGGGGAAAGATGAAGGAAACTCGTAACAAGGAAGAGTATAGCGAGCAAGTGAGCAGCAAGAAAAATTCTCGTTATATGACGACCTATGCCTATCAGATGGATCAACCTTCTACCCATAAGAAAGCAGATATCTATGTGATGGGTGTGAGTGAGCTTTGTGCCTTGCCCGATGGACAGCTTCTGGTTTTGGAGCGTGAGGCCTTTATCCCGAAGATCAAGATTGGTGCTTTCTGCAAGTGTAAACTCTATCTGATCAATCCTTTGAATTCTGAGGAGTTTGCTTTGAAAGAGAAGTTTTCATCAGATACTCCTTTCTTGAAGAAGAGATTGCTCGCGGAATGGAAAACCGGCTTGTCACTTTCCAAGCGTTCCTTTGCCAATTACGAAGGTATGTGTCTGGGACCCAAGTTGGAAGATGGTTCCCAGGTTGTCATCCTGCTGTCTGATTCGCAGGATCAATATGCGGGAGTATTGAAAGACTGGTTCAAGACGATTGTCATCAGAAAGGAATAAAGTTGTTATGTTGTAATCTTCAATCTCGTCCATAACCATCTAGGAATGAGTCGCCAGAGGAAGACGAGGATATCATATCTCCAGTCTATTACCTTAACTTCCTTTCCGTTTTCGATGGCACTTACTATATGTTTCGCCACATCTTCCGGTTTGAGTTGCAGCGGATAGCTGCTGCCTGCGATAAGGTCGGTCTTTACGAAGCCTGGTCGGATATCTGTAATGGCGATGGGGAGATGACGCATCCGTGCCTGCTGCGACAGGCATTCCAGATAATGGTTCTGGAATCGCTTGGTGGCAGAGTAGGCAGGGGCAGCACCGAGACCTTTGATTCCGGCGATGGAAGTGATGCAGGCAATGCGGGCTTTTGAATTGCTCTGATGATGAGTAGCAAACCAGTTGAATGCCGTATCTACCATTCTTGTGAATCCCAAGCCGTTGGTTTCCAGGGTCTTCATTTCCTTTTCTATATCCAGCGAGTTGTTCTGCCAGCCAATGCCGGAACTATGGAAGTAGAGGTCCATGCCTCCCAACTTATCGATGAGTTCGAGAAGTTGGGCAGGAGCATTGGGAGAAGTCACGTCTATTTGCTGGTAGCTGGTAATGCCGCCCTGCGAAATCAGAGCCTGCAATCTTTCAATTCTTCTTCCGGCAATTCCTACCTGCCATCCTTTTGCAGCAAGCAGTTTTGCCACTTCCATTCCGATGCCCGATGTGGCACCCATTACAATTGCTTTCTTTGCCATATAGTCCTATTATATAAGGTGAAATCTTGATAGTTCTATTTATATAAGGTGAAGTTTGGTCTAAATTTATCTAAATATCTAAATCGCTTTTACTCTTAAGCAAGTCTTCCGCCTTCTTTACGCTTCCTGCTTTCAGAATCAGCTGTTTCACTTCTTCGTAGTCCGTATATTGCGGATTGCGTTCCATGAAGATACGGCAGGCGCGGTCGATGAGTTTATGATTGATAAGCTTGGCGTTCACCATCTTGTTGCCTTCCACCCGTCCTTGTCTTATCTGAAGGGAAGTGCTGATCATGTCCAGAATCATCTTTTGCGATGATCCGGCTTTCATGCGGGTACTTCCCGTTACGAATTCCGGTCCCGTGATTACTTCTATGGGATAATCGGCTGCTTGGGCGATGGGAGCGTGGGGATTGTTGACGATGCAACCCGTAGGAATGCCTGCCTCCTTGCAATGTTTCAGGATGGCGAGCACGAAGGGAGTAGTGCCGCTTGCCGAGAAACCCAGCACGAAATCCTGCTCTGAGATATGCTTGTCGCAGAGCTGGTGCCAACCATTCTCCAGGTCGTCTTCTCTTGATTCCCTGGTTTGTGTAAGGCAGCCGATGCCTCCGGGGAAGATGGCTTGTATCTGCGAACCGTCGATGCCATAGGTGTTCTGCACCTCGATGGTATCGAGCGTAGCCAGTCTTCCGCCCGTTCCGCAACCGGCATAGAAGAGTCTTCCGCCCTTCTTCAGCTGCCCTTCGATGGCGGAAATCAGTTGGTTGATGGCAGGCAATGCTTGTTCTATTGCCAGAGCCACCTTCTTGTTTTCTGCATTGATATGAGCGGTGAGTTCTTCCACGCTCATCTTTTCCAGATGTTCGTAGAGCGAGCTCTGCTCTGTTATTCTTTTTTCTTCTTTATTTGGCATATTATTTTACTTTTGGTTGTAGATTACGAAAAGCTTGATTCCTGGCTATTTCCTATGGCTATAGCCGATAATCCTGATGCAGGTTTCTATTCTTCTGCCAGGAAATAAACCGGAGCATTGCGTGAACCTTCTTTAATCAGGAAACCGGATTTTTCCAGTTGCTTCAACCAGTTGAGTGCAGTCTGTTTGCGGATATGAAATTCCATTTCCAGGGTTCTGCGGTTGATGGAGCGATGGCTTTTCATATACTCTCTTATTTTCTCCTTCAAGGTATCTTCAGAAAAAGGGTAGGAGCGGGAAGTATATTGCGATTTCTCGAAATGAGTATGATACTTCACCTGTTTCAGCAGGTCTTCATTGGGGCGGAACTTGATGCCCCTTACGCTAACGTAGTCGGCTCTCACCTTGCTGTCAGGTTTCAGTTCATCCATATCCAGATTTACCGAGAGTGAGAGGTATCCGATTTCCGGGATGTTGATACGCTTTCCATCCTGCAGGTCTTCTTCGATAATGTCACGCAGTTGCATGAAGACAGTAGCCACTTCTCCCTTTCCCAAACAGCTATGTTGGGCTATTCGTTCTATCATCTGCTTGTCTGTCATCGCTGGTTCTTCGAAGACATGAGCGAATCTGCGGGTCTCCCCTTCACCTCCTGCATTGGGCAGGTAATGTATTTCGTATTTGATAGCCATAATTGTCTTGTTTTTATTTTGTTAAGATTGTATGCAGCCACAAAGGTAAGCATTTCTTCTGATAATAACGAATGTTTGGGCGGAAATATAATGATAGAAGGTGAAAGATATATCAATAGCAGTTGAAAGATACGTTGGAAGCGGTTGAAACATGCAATGGAAGTCCTTAAAAGATACTATAGAAGTTGTCGTAGAGATAAGGTTATGTCTTTGAGATATATTGATTCGTTGACCGCCCAACAGCTGTTGTGCGCTCGCATAACAGCTGATATGCACACGCACATCACGTGTTGTGCACACGCCAATCAGGTGTTGGGCGGCCTTTTTGGTAATGGTGTCTGGTCTTTGTTGGTATTATCAGTGGAGGTTAATCGGTAGTAGCGATGCCGTGTGAGCGTTAGTAGCGATGGAAAATGTATGATATAGCGTAACTTTTAACATGAAAAGTATGGTTATTTCAATATTTTATTGTACCTTTGCCCTTGGATTTGGCAAATGCCATTTCTTTTTATAAAGTAATATTTGAACATTATGGCAAAAACGGTTCCTCACATAGTACAATATCAAGGCTCAAAACGAATTTTAGCTTCTAAGATTCTTGAGTATTTTCCTCATCGCTTTGCGCGGCTTATAGAACCATTTTCGGGTATGGCTGCTATAACAATGGCTGTTGCTCAGCAACATAGAGCACAGAAATATTATTTAAATGATTTGAATACACCTCTGGTAGAAATATTGAGAGAGGCAGTTGAAACTCCAGATATACTAATCGCAGAATATGAAAAAGTATGGAAAGAGCAATTGTCGTTTAATGAAGGTAGTGTTGCACATTTTTATAAAGTTAGAGAAGAGTTTAATCAAGGAAATAAAACGGCTGCTAATATGCTATATTTATTGGCCAGATGCGTGAAAGGTTCTGTGAGATATAGCAGCGCAGGGATGTTTAATCAATCCCCTGATAAAAGAAGGAAAGGAACTTCTCCTTTGACATTAGCGAAAAATATTTATCAGATTTCTGCAATGTTGAAGGGTAAGGCTGAATTTACATCAATGGATTATCGAAAAGTGTTAGAGCAAGCTGTGCCTGGAGATTTGGTTTATATGGATCCGCCTTATCAAGGTGTATGTAATTCTCGTGATAATCGTTATTTTTCGGGTATTAATTTTTCGGAATTTGTCGAGGCTATTGCTGATTTAAATGCTCGTGGTGTAGATTTTGCGATTAGCTATGATGGCTTATGCGGTGATAAGCAATATGGCGAAGATTTACCAGAAACATTGGGCTTACGAAAAGTCTTATTGAATGCAGGTTTGTCAAGTCAAGCAATTTTACTTGGACGAAAAGAGACGACTTATGAGGCTTTGTATTTGAGTCGTAATCTACACGAGAAAAATTATGTAGTTAGTGAGCAACAACTTTTGTTTAATGAAGTAGTATGAAACTTTCAAAATCAGTTCTGGATAAATTAAATGCAATAACAGATAAACGTCCTTCAATAGTAATTCAGCATATCCTGAAATATGGCTTTATAACAACAGAGGATTTAAAAGAAAAGTATGGCTATGAGCATCCTCCACGTGCCGCAAGAGATGTTCGTGAGAGAGGGGTGAATCTATTGACATACAAAGTAAAAAGTTCGGATGGACGAAATATAGCGGCATATAAATTTGGTAAACCAGTTTTTTTAGATGATAAAGTGTCTAAAAAAGCTGGTAGAACAGCTCTTTCGAAAGCTTTGAAGAAGGCGTTGGTAGAAAAATATGGGGCTATTTGTTTCGTTTATTTACAGCCAATGCCGGAAGGTTTGCTTCAGGTGGATCATAGAATACCTTATGAAATTGGCGGCGAAAATGAAGGGAATGATATAGATTGCTATATGTTGTTAAGTCCTTCAGCTAATCGGGCAAAATCATGGACTTGTGAGCATTGCTCAAATTGGAATTTGCATGACGTGAACTTTTGTAAAAGTTGTTTTTGGGCATATCCAGAAGAGTATACTCACATTGCTGGACGAAAAGAGAGGCAGATAATAGTCACGTTTACAGACAATGAAATAGAAGATTATAATAGGTTGATAGAGTTGGTTGGAATAGATAGAGCAGAGAGAACGATAAAAGATATGATTTCTGAGTTCATTCAGACAAACAATGATAAATAAAGGAATAGAAATGAGGAAATACTATATGATATCTTCCTCATTCCTATTTTGCCATTATTAAACTTTAACGTTACACAAATTTCTTTTAAAGGCTTGAAGACTTATTGTCAATTTGTTGAAACATCAGGAATTCAGTCAGTTCGGGTCTATTTGCTGACTGCAATTTGTTCATTGTTCTTTACGTTATTCATAAAAACATTGGCCAAGTTGATTGCTGATTGTTGGGGACATTGGATAATGAGACAAAATAAATAGTTTGTTATTGAAAACATCCTTCAGCAAAACTCTTTGATACTTTGAATGTTCAATGAAATTACTGAAGGATGTTTCTATAATGTTAATTCTTTTAATTGCTTTTTAGCCATTTCTGACACTAAATCTATTAATTCCTTAGCTGGCTCAACCAATGGAAGTACCTCTGTTTCCATATCAAGAATATGACGATCTTCATAGTCGCCAGTTAATCGTAAGGAGAAAAGCTGATTGAAAGTCTTGCCATACTTTTTGTCAATGATGTTGTTCCTCAAAAAGACTTTTCCAAACATTTGGATTACGCCATTATGAGTGCTAGCTTCATACTTATAAGAAATGAGTAAAGCAGAAACTGCATAGTAAGCTGCATAGTATAAACGATTGGCTGCAGTTTCGACATAACCATTTTTTATAGAACCGACAGCTTCATTATATGTTCGATATGCTTTTTCTAGTCTATATTTTACAATTTCGGTTCTGGCAGCGTCTGTAAGTTGTCCCTTTATCATATTGTAATTCCTTCCTTATTTACGTTATGATTGAATAATGTATAATGGTTCTCCTCCCATTCTTTTTGGGAGAAAAGTATAGGGTTGATGATTTCATCAATATCCCAGCCTAATTCTCTTAGTGGATAAGAATACTTATCGTAATCTTGAAGCGTAACTTTTGGTTTGTCTAGAAGAATCAATACATCCCAATCACTTCCTTCATGTTCTGTACCTCTAGCGCGGGAACCAAACAAAATGGCTTTTGCATGAGGATCAATCTCATGCAATCTATTGTGCATTGCTTCTATGATTTGTTTCTTCTCCATATCTATCAATATTAATATATGTTGCAAAAATACAATAATAATACGAAACAGCAAGGAGTTTTAATAACTTTTTACAATTAATTTTCTGTAATTATGTAATGTGGCATTATCGTAATAGCAAAAAAGATGTATCTTGGTAGGCAAGAATCGTATAAAAAACAAGACCCGATAGCTTGACGAATCAGAGGCTACCGGGAATCAACGCTACAAAGATAGTGCTTTTTCTTGTTATAACCAAGTAAATGAACGATTTTTTATGAATTTACCTTATTTTTTCATCACCAAATCTGCGAGCACGATGGCGGATTCCTTCTCATCCCTCGGTGCATCCTTTGACTTCCATGCCACGATGAAGCGGATTCGGGCAGCGGTTACCTTGTAGCCTTTCAACTCCCATTTGCCTAGTTTCTCCTTCATCTTGATGGAGACCTGGGCTATGTCTCTGCCTGTTGATGGGAGACAGAGGCAATGGTCGTGGTAGGTTAACGGCATACCACTTCTCAGGCAAAGGATAGTGTCTTTGTGAGGCTTGGAGAAGCCCAGGTTTACATCCTTGTGTGACAGCTGAAGCACTATTTCGTTGGGCTCATCGTAGGCTTGGGCATCATAGAGATGCTGGGCACTTTTCAGGCTGTCGAAGAGATTGCCGTTGGTGTGGATGGCAAGCGTACGCTTGGCACGGGTCATGCCCACATAGTATCGGCGCAGTATGTCATCTGTAGGATGTTCGGGATGGGTAATGAGCATTAGTACATGGTCGAACTCATGGCCTTTTGCCTTGTGGATGGTGCTGACCACGATGTCTGATTTCGAGATGTCACAGAAATCTTCTACTGATGATTCGAACACGAACTCCCTCAGGTCGCTGTAGTACTTGGCACGATTGGTCTGCTCAAATATCTGGAGGCTGCGGCGCAGATATGGCAATGCCTGGCTGGTAGCATACTTTTGGAAGGTCAGCTGCTTGGTTGTTTCCCAAATATCATCAGGGATGATAGGGGATTTCGTCTCCTTGATGCCTTGGTCTATCTTCTTTAAAAAGTATCTTACCTCTGCCAGATTCCAGAAGCGTAAGCCGTCCATTGATTGTACCAGCTTGGCCTTGATGCCATGACTGTGAAGAAGAG from the Segatella copri genome contains:
- the gldE gene encoding gliding motility-associated protein GldE; amino-acid sequence: MDISTITDAFGDVMLMQPSAGVIVAAVLAAILLGMSAFASGSEIAFFSLSPTDVAELEDEKTDADKKIQMLRDDSERTLATILITNNFVNVTIIMLLNYVFAGIVEFGPKAYWLQFLIITVILTFLLLLFGEIMPKVYARQDSLKFCRRCVGGILFVRKLFWPLETILLKSGILAEKIIQKENHVLSVDDLEQALELTDKNDIKDEQSMLKGIIRFGDETAKEVMTSRQNIVDLDIRSSYPEVLKCIEENNYSRIPVYQDNTDNIRGVLYIKDLLPHLTKSSNFRWQSLIRPPYFVPETKKIDDLLREFQDNKVHIAIVVDEFGGTSGIVTLEDILEEIVGEINDEYDEEEKFYSKLNYNTFIFEGKTLLSDFCKILNVDDEEFEEVEGDADSLAGLLLEIKGDFPSMHEKIDYKNYTFEVMQIEERRISKIKVTVHPLKDNVEDSSK
- a CDS encoding 4'-phosphopantetheinyl transferase superfamily protein, with amino-acid sequence MAVVNIREVYPGVSLGLWQMDETVEQLFGQYPHLQAYRSQVEEKYKNDGRKLEFLAIRALMYEMLKTTGASKGLLSHAGDITHNEAGKPLFCGYHISVSHTKGYAALILSKNQEVAVDIEYFSDRVERIASKFLRKDEKAEDLDAKLVHWCAKETVFKLFSEENLMFEDMRVKPFDTMADWSCDVENLKSRKMAHVDFELTMEFVLTYAAL
- a CDS encoding esterase-like activity of phytase family protein, which encodes MLRCNILSIFLAFSLLAGAQDWKVVRENPQKAFPKTVAAGNYSGIAHLHDDIYAVVSDKSDSALYFNFRIQVNPKTGELEQVENLGFTERTDGTLNDGKFWQGQEKGFDHEAIVKASDSTLVITSEGYCRLKEYPVLPTSANAPKISYQQNLWESRWPSSDFYPNYNFESLAFDSVRQYLWTIPESTLRKDGQPATPQNGLANRLRLMRYDWGKMKETRNKEEYSEQVSSKKNSRYMTTYAYQMDQPSTHKKADIYVMGVSELCALPDGQLLVLEREAFIPKIKIGAFCKCKLYLINPLNSEEFALKEKFSSDTPFLKKRLLAEWKTGLSLSKRSFANYEGMCLGPKLEDGSQVVILLSDSQDQYAGVLKDWFKTIVIRKE
- a CDS encoding SDR family NAD(P)-dependent oxidoreductase; this encodes MAKKAIVMGATSGIGMEVAKLLAAKGWQVGIAGRRIERLQALISQGGITSYQQIDVTSPNAPAQLLELIDKLGGMDLYFHSSGIGWQNNSLDIEKEMKTLETNGLGFTRMVDTAFNWFATHHQSNSKARIACITSIAGIKGLGAAPAYSATKRFQNHYLECLSQQARMRHLPIAITDIRPGFVKTDLIAGSSYPLQLKPEDVAKHIVSAIENGKEVKVIDWRYDILVFLWRLIPRWLWTRLKITT
- a CDS encoding N-acetylmuramic acid 6-phosphate etherase, coding for MPNKEEKRITEQSSLYEHLEKMSVEELTAHINAENKKVALAIEQALPAINQLISAIEGQLKKGGRLFYAGCGTGGRLATLDTIEVQNTYGIDGSQIQAIFPGGIGCLTQTRESREDDLENGWHQLCDKHISEQDFVLGFSASGTTPFVLAILKHCKEAGIPTGCIVNNPHAPIAQAADYPIEVITGPEFVTGSTRMKAGSSQKMILDMISTSLQIRQGRVEGNKMVNAKLINHKLIDRACRIFMERNPQYTDYEEVKQLILKAGSVKKAEDLLKSKSDLDI
- a CDS encoding HU family DNA-binding protein, with product MAIKYEIHYLPNAGGEGETRRFAHVFEEPAMTDKQMIERIAQHSCLGKGEVATVFMQLRDIIEEDLQDGKRINIPEIGYLSLSVNLDMDELKPDSKVRADYVSVRGIKFRPNEDLLKQVKYHTHFEKSQYTSRSYPFSEDTLKEKIREYMKSHRSINRRTLEMEFHIRKQTALNWLKQLEKSGFLIKEGSRNAPVYFLAEE
- a CDS encoding DNA adenine methylase → MAKTVPHIVQYQGSKRILASKILEYFPHRFARLIEPFSGMAAITMAVAQQHRAQKYYLNDLNTPLVEILREAVETPDILIAEYEKVWKEQLSFNEGSVAHFYKVREEFNQGNKTAANMLYLLARCVKGSVRYSSAGMFNQSPDKRRKGTSPLTLAKNIYQISAMLKGKAEFTSMDYRKVLEQAVPGDLVYMDPPYQGVCNSRDNRYFSGINFSEFVEAIADLNARGVDFAISYDGLCGDKQYGEDLPETLGLRKVLLNAGLSSQAILLGRKETTYEALYLSRNLHEKNYVVSEQQLLFNEVV
- a CDS encoding HNH endonuclease; amino-acid sequence: MKLSKSVLDKLNAITDKRPSIVIQHILKYGFITTEDLKEKYGYEHPPRAARDVRERGVNLLTYKVKSSDGRNIAAYKFGKPVFLDDKVSKKAGRTALSKALKKALVEKYGAICFVYLQPMPEGLLQVDHRIPYEIGGENEGNDIDCYMLLSPSANRAKSWTCEHCSNWNLHDVNFCKSCFWAYPEEYTHIAGRKERQIIVTFTDNEIEDYNRLIELVGIDRAERTIKDMISEFIQTNNDK
- a CDS encoding HEPN domain-containing protein yields the protein MIKGQLTDAARTEIVKYRLEKAYRTYNEAVGSIKNGYVETAANRLYYAAYYAVSALLISYKYEASTHNGVIQMFGKVFLRNNIIDKKYGKTFNQLFSLRLTGDYEDRHILDMETEVLPLVEPAKELIDLVSEMAKKQLKELTL
- a CDS encoding nucleotidyltransferase domain-containing protein, with amino-acid sequence MEKKQIIEAMHNRLHEIDPHAKAILFGSRARGTEHEGSDWDVLILLDKPKVTLQDYDKYSYPLRELGWDIDEIINPILFSQKEWEENHYTLFNHNVNKEGITI